A part of Oncorhynchus gorbuscha isolate QuinsamMale2020 ecotype Even-year linkage group LG09, OgorEven_v1.0, whole genome shotgun sequence genomic DNA contains:
- the LOC124043643 gene encoding double-strand-break repair protein rad21 homolog A-like, with product MFYAHFVLSKRGPLAKIWLAAHWDKKLTKAHVFECNLESSVESIICPKVKMALRTSGHLLLGVVRIYNRKAKYLLADCNEAFIKIKMAFRPGVVDLPEENREAAYNAITMPEEFHDFDQPLPDLDDIDVTKQFTLNQSRVEEITMREEVGNLNLLQEIDFADFGMDDREMMREESAFEVDIIHGASASNLLLDPETTEAQITDKSNHLEYDDQYKDDFGEIPMADSEGGMLVDKLLSNKDGGGIFDDPPAITESVLRLQEHDVEDDFDALSPGGPDSPDSGPAEPLPAMQDQTEQTTLVHNEEEAFALEPIDITVKETKAKRKRKLIVDNLKELDSKTIRAQLSDYSDIVTTLDLAPPTKKLMMWKETGGVEKLFSLPAQPLWNSRLLKMFTRTLTPLVPDEMRKRRKGGEADSLDEFLKDLENPEVPREEVMQRDIIDQTILEEPSVLQASAIEGSRTTLDESVMPPPSSMHGQKRKAQDTEPALPMGTLEQAANHSGVSQQLDITVELPPEDSTNLSQFPELDLIEEKKDKKEGEDDSDEEDEEGQAGEQAREERRWNKRTQQMLHGLQRVMAKTGAQQISLLDLCRNNNKKQAAAKFYSFLVLKKQQAVELNQTEHYSDIIATPGARFHLI from the exons ATGTTTTACGCCCACTTTGTACTCAGCAAGCGTGGGCCGCTGGCCAAGATCTGGCTAGCGGCCCACTGGGATAAGAAGCTCACCAAGGCTCATGTGTTTGAATGCAACCTGGAGAGCAGTGTGGAGAGCATCATCTGCCCCAAG GTGAAAATGGCCCTGCGTACATCAGGTCATCTGCTCCTGGGGGTGGTGAGGATCTACAACAGGAAAGCCAAGTACTTGTTGGCTGACTGTAACGAGGCTTTCATCAAGATCAAGATGGCCTTCAGACCAG GTGTGGTGGATCtgccagaggagaacagagaagctGCCTACAACGCCATCACCATGCCAGAAGAGTTCCACGACTTCGACCAGCCACTACCAGACCTAGA TGACATCGACGTAACCAAGCAGTTCACATTGAACCAGAGTCGAGTGGAAGAGATCACCATGAGGGAGGAGGTGGGCAACCTGAACCTGCTGCAGGAGATTGACTTCG CTGACTTTGGGATGGATGACCGGGAGATGATGCGGGAAGAGAGTGCCTTCGAGGTGGACATCATCCATGGTGCATCAGCCTCCAACCTGCTCCTAGACCCAGAGACCACTGAGGCCCAGATCACAGACAAGTCCAACCACCTGGAGTATGACGACCAGTACAAAGATGACTTCGGAGAGATCCCCATGGCTGACAGCGAAGGAGGCATGCTGG TTGACAAGCTCCTAAGTAACAAGGATGGGGGTGGCATTTTCGATGACCCTCCCGCCATCACAGAGAGCGTGCTGAGGCTGCAGGAACACGATGTCGAAGATGACTTTGATGCCCTCTCAC CGGGAGGTCCAGACAGCCCAGACTCGGGTCCAGCAGAGCCCCTGCCCGCCATGCAGGACCAGACAGAGCAGACCACACTGGTACACAATGAGGAGGAGGCTTTTGCCCTGGAGCCCATCGACATCACAG TGAAGGAAACCAAAGCCAAGAGGAAGAGGAAGCTGATTGTGGACAACCTGAAGGAGCTGGATAGCAAGACCATCCGTGCCCAGCTCAGCGACTACTCTGACATCGTCACCACGCTGGACCTTGCGCCACCCACCAAGAAGCTGATGATGTGGAAAGAGACGGGAGGCGTGGAGAAGCTCTTCTCTCTGCCAGCACAGCCCCTCTGGAACAGCAGGCTTCTTAAG ATGTTCACCCGCACCCTGACCCCCCTGGTTCCAGATGAGATGAGGAAGAGGCGGAAGGGAGGTGAGGCAGACAGCCTGGATGAGTTCTTGAAGGACCTGGAGAAccctgaggtgcccagagaggaGGTCATGCAGAGGGACATCATCG ACCAGACCATCCTGGAGGAGCCCAGTGTATTGCAGGCATCGGCCATAGAGGGCAGCAGGACCACCCTGGACGAGTCAGTCATGCCCCCACCCTCCTCCATGCACGGCCAGAAACGCAAGGCCCAGGACACAGAGCCAGCCTTGCCC atGGGTACTCTGGAACAGGCTGCCAACCATTCAGGTGTGTCCCAGCAATTGGACATAACGGTGGAGCTGCCCCCTGAGGACAGCACCAACCTCAGCCAGTTCCCCGAGCTGGACCTGATAGAGGAGAAAAAGGacaagaaggaaggagaggacgaCTCAGACGAGGAG GATGAGGAAGGTCAGGCCGGAGAACAGGcccgagaggagaggaggtggaacaAGAGAACCCAGCAGATGCTCCACGGCCTACAG AGGGTGATGGCCAAGACGGGGGCCCAGCAAATTAGTCTGCTGGATCTGTGCAGGAACAACAACAAGAAGCAGGCTGCCGCCAAGTTCTACAGCTTCCTGGTTCTAAAGAAGCAGCAGGCGGTGGAGCTCAACCAAACAGAGCACTATAGCGACATCATTGCCACCCCTGGAGCCCGCTTCCACCTAATCTAG
- the LOC124043644 gene encoding rRNA-processing protein UTP23 homolog, whose translation MTIKRQKKAKKNINFYKHNFSFREPFQILIDGTFCQAALKNKIQIKEQMPKYLMGEVQLCTTNCALKELESLKDLYGAKLILQRYQVRNCKHFKNPVSASECLLSMLEGTNPHHYFVATQDQELTAGLKKIPGVPLMYIIVNTIVLDKPSQCSVSHVEAVALGEMVTPAQQQSINSLKEVQGIGQDGERRGKKRKRKISNPNPLSCLKKKKKQPPTQPLMTEKKKRNRQRKRSKPEGGEGPSLKPLPNP comes from the exons ATGACGATCAAACGACAAAAGAAAGCCAAGAAAAACATCAATTTCTACAAACATAACTTCAGTTTTAGAGAGCCCTTTCAAATTCTCATCGACGGGACGTTTTGCCAAGCGGCTCTGAAGAATAAGATTCAAATCAAAGAGCAGATGCCGAAATACCTCATGGGGGAGGTGCAACTTTGTACTACAAA TTGTGCATTGAAGGAACTCGAATCACTGAAAGACCTCTATGGTGCCAAACTCATCCTGCAGCGGTATCAGGTTAGGAACTGCAAGCATTTCAAGAACCCCGTCTCTGCGTCAGAGTGTCTGCTCTCCATGCTGGAAGGGACCAATCCACACCACTACTTTGTTGCCACACAG GACCAAGAGCTGACAGCAGGCCTGAAGAAGATCCCAGGCGTGCCTCTTATGTATATCATCGTCAACACCATAGTGTTGGACAAGCCCAGCCAATGCTCGGTTAGCCATGTGGAGGCTGTGGCTCTGGGAGAGATGGTCACCCCAGCCCAGCAGCAGAGCATCAACAGCCTGAAGGAGGTGCAGGGGATCGGGCAGGATGGAGAACGCCGGGGCAAGAAGCGTAAGAGGAAAATCTCCAATCCCAACCCGCTCAGCTGcctaaagaagaagaaaaaacagccACCGACGCAGCCTCTTATGACTGAGAAGAAGAAACGGAACCGTCAAAGGAAACGCAGCAAGCCAGAGGGAGGCGAGGGTCCATCCCTCAAACCGCTCCCAAACCCTTAG